The Drosophila gunungcola strain Sukarami chromosome 2R unlocalized genomic scaffold, Dgunungcola_SK_2 000006F, whole genome shotgun sequence sequence CTTCGGACTGTGGATGGCGGGTGTCTGATCAGAGACCAGATCAATCATTGACCTAATTGGAGAGGAAACGATTTAAGTCACCGACTATGCTTGTCCTCTGTGCTCTTTTTCTCACCTGGCACTAATCTCGTTGGCCATATCGATGGCATGGTTCAGAATCCTCTCGTCTTTTACAGAAATCGGTTTCACAGTGCCCGACGATTTCTTTTTCGAGAGCGTTGGCAGCAGTCCATGGCCATGCTTGTTGCCATTGGTGTCGCCACTCTTTTGGCCCAGTTTGGCAGACATTTCGGCAAACTCGTTCTTGCTGTTCACATGATCAAAGCCCGGCGATTTGGGCTGGTTGCCCGATGCCCCGCTAATCGATCCAAACATCGAGTTGATCTCGTCCAGCAGGGATGGCCCAAAGTCCAGCTTATCGGCCGTCATCTCGTCATCGGATATCTCGTGATACTCGTGCGGATCGTCGACAATGCTTCGGGAACTGGGGCGCCAGCTGGCCTCACCCGAATGGACACTCTTGCCATCGACGCCGTAGTTGTTGTTCTGCATGCCAAACTCCAGCTCATCATCGCCTCGGTTGAGAAAAAACGGGTTGGTGGACCCGCTGGCGAAGTCGAATGAACTCTGGCCGTTAGTGGCTATCAGCTTGGGCGTGTGCTCGGCAGATGGAATGAATGTGGGGTTCATGGAGGTGCCCATGGCGCCTCCTCTGCTGGCTCCCTCTGGGAAGTATCCACTGGCTGTCTGCAGCGAATCCGGACTCGTGGGAGTGGGCGGCAGTAGGAGCGGCGTTTGCTCAATGTCCTCCGAGGGTTTGTAGGGCGTCACTATTTGCTTGGGCACGTGATTGTACTAAGAGGCAAACAAATACAAGCATATAAGTTATacaagttatataaataaatccgACTGGATAACTCACATTCTGCGAACTTCCCAGAAAGGCTATGTCGCCAAAGGTGGCTCCATCAATGCCGACATGGCCGGTGTGCTTAAAGTcgttctgtggcttcgaaatCATCTCAGTGCGCAGTTTGCGCTTGCTGATCCGGTGGTCGCTCACCCGGCTGAAGCAATCGCGGTTTGAGCTGGGCAGGCCCTCGAGGAAGGCCACAGTGTTGGAGGGGTTGAAGTAGCCCGTCTTCCCGGTGCTCAGCACTCCCTTCCAGAAGGGCGTGCCCGTGTTGCGGTCGAGAACAGTGATAATGTCGCCCTGGCGATACAGCAGATGGTCCTTCTTGGGCTCGGCACAATTCACCACCGCCTTGAGTTGCTCCGGCTTCATATCGGGCAGCTGGTCGTAGATCTCACCGAAACGGGGTCGCTTGGCAGCATCATCCTGCCAGCACTTCATCATCAGTGTGTAGTACTCGCTGGGACAGCAGTCGGGCTGCTCCAGTCGCTGGTAGTTGGGCGAGTCGATGGCCTCGAGGATCTGCAGGCCAGTGAGTGCCGCCCAGGGCTGGAAGCCGTACGAGAACATTTCCCAGAGGCAGACCCCAAAGGCCCACACATCGGAGGCGTTGGTGAAGCGCAGATAGTTGATGCACTCGGGCGCACACCATGCGATCGGCAGCTTTAGGTTCACATTGAAGTTGGTCTTGTAGTAGTCCTTGCCCACGCCCAGCGCACGCGACAGTCCGAAGTCGGAGATCTTGACCTTGTCCTTGCTGAACACTAGGATATTGCGTGCCGCCAGGTCTCTGTGGATGAGGCGCTTCTGCTCGAGGTACCGCATGCCATTGCAGATCTGCAGGGCGAACTCACAGAGCGTGGGGATGGTGAGGAAGCTGACGCGCAGTCCCGAATCCTTGAGGCACTCCAGTAGGGAGCGCAGATGGGCCAGCTCGGTGACCAGCATGAGCGAGTCTGTGGCCAGGACGACGCCGTACAGCCGCACGATGTTCTCGTGCTCGATGGAATGCATGATGGCCGCctccttgaggaactccatgGGATTCGACTGCATGCGCTCCCGGCACAGGCATTTGATGGCCACTTGGATCTGTAGCAGATGGATTGGATTACTTTTGGGGCGAATTTGGGGCTGATCACTCTACTCACCCGCTCGCTGCCATTGGACCAGACGCCCTGCTGCACGATTCCGAACTCGCCGGTGCCCAGCTGCTTGTTCACACTAATGGAGTCCGCCGGAATGATGTGCTTGTTGTTGGGCACCTTGCCCGGCGAACTGGCCCCGTTCTTGGCCGCCAGCGAGGAACAGGAGGAGGCCCCAGTGCCGTCGAGCGCCATCTGACctccgccgctgccgccgccgccgggCCCCTCCTCCCGCTTCACCATCGTGCCGGGCGCCTGCAGCAGACGCTTGATCTTGCTGAGGTAGCTGTGGGGGAAGTGCTTCTCGTAGAACTTTCGCAGCCGCCGGATTTCCGGGCGCGAGAGCCCAATGAAACGCAAATCCTCGTC is a genomic window containing:
- the LOC128255198 gene encoding activated Cdc42 kinase-like isoform X1; the encoded protein is MEYPQIDLYEFLTESELQQYYNAVKNELKITNAAQFKYAADEDLRFIGLSRPEIRRLRKFYEKHFPHSYLSKIKRLLQAPGTMVKREEGPGGGGSGGGQMALDGTGASSCSSLAAKNGASSPGKVPNNKHIIPADSISVNKQLGTGEFGIVQQGVWSNGSERIQVAIKCLCRERMQSNPMEFLKEAAIMHSIEHENIVRLYGVVLATDSLMLVTELAHLRSLLECLKDSGLRVSFLTIPTLCEFALQICNGMRYLEQKRLIHRDLAARNILVFSKDKVKISDFGLSRALGVGKDYYKTNFNVNLKLPIAWCAPECINYLRFTNASDVWAFGVCLWEMFSYGFQPWAALTGLQILEAIDSPNYQRLEQPDCCPSEYYTLMMKCWQDDAAKRPRFGEIYDQLPDMKPEQLKAVVNCAEPKKDHLLYRQGDIITVLDRNTGTPFWKGVLSTGKTGYFNPSNTVAFLEGLPSSNRDCFSRVSDHRISKRKLRTEMISKPQNDFKHTGHVGIDGATFGDIAFLGSSQNYNHVPKQIVTPYKPSEDIEQTPLLLPPTPTSPDSLQTASGYFPEGASRGGAMGTSMNPTFIPSAEHTPKLIATNGQSSFDFASGSTNPFFLNRGDDELEFGMQNNNYGVDGKSVHSGEASWRPSSRSIVDDPHEYHEISDDEMTADKLDFGPSLLDEINSMFGSISGASGNQPKSPGFDHVNSKNEFAEMSAKLGQKSGDTNGNKHGHGLLPTLSKKKSSGTVKPISVKDERILNHAIDMANEISARSMIDLVSDQTPAIHSPKRKFSFRFPHLSNNGGGDKAGGIGGASGSAHTPTHGNASPFSKKKNFTEELQSIPDIQRFRSLSEIKNSTDLRVPIFDKESSDFLFQKSREILSRPLNLERERAADQPPKSIDDNIMDIENTLKALNLDFMHTYTELDKSDSNDTILNDQLPQLVSLDDGISSATGSLKSAVYSYSNGVQTMFDFNAATSHLDKHLQYMHNQAQLNAAAPVDPKPMEDKRSSTPDTGFASRDTNISLSRRSSQKSSYSPQESFHFPLKSEALFSAPPVVMSGGYAGLKEAELGYERFGNGATKQMLASASPIKSGAGLNASSGSVYMGSKGYRQRSTSFNESFNPISPVLSEQPQRERGVIQRQVRLEHQPPLPRRSASYKPRSIRARTLRRLSYNPMTLDSSSSSGEEAAKPSLARSECDIRTRVAASSNSSLGRRRRAGMNRQVQSACHDEREAIISPRQIYGSNSSIKSAPHYNFGGQRRSFHRGGTSMMGAGYEQFQYDERIYDFGGRGPGNNYNMAHASYLSSCQKASYLLNGTELPGSGSGSSSAASSAVQATYRTAGGATTQRPMSGGAALHEFDISRLTGKSPTSTNFVGSSPEELKQRQLSVGSLLAPSNKVTKPQRPTEFHWPEKIHASAVKQHEMHWRQMQQQQHQQQLSTATIISGAGVAAVAGAVTSTRRSSDSSSSSSTESGDEFQFRREFVAPRIPPSPAP
- the LOC128255198 gene encoding activated Cdc42 kinase-like isoform X2; its protein translation is MEYPQIDLYEFLTESELQQYYNAVKNELKITNAAQFKYAADEDLRFIGLSRPEIRRLRKFYEKHFPHSYLSKIKRLLQAPGTMVKREEGPGGGGSGGGQMALDGTGASSCSSLAAKNGASSPGKVPNNKHIIPADSISVNKQLGTGEFGIVQQGVWSNGSERIQVAIKCLCRERMQSNPMEFLKEAAIMHSIEHENIVRLYGVVLATDSLMLVTELAHLRSLLECLKDSGLRVSFLTIPTLCEFALQICNGMRYLEQKRLIHRDLAARNILVFSKDKVKISDFGLSRALGVGKDYYKTNFNVNLKLPIAWCAPECINYLRFTNASDVWAFGVCLWEMFSYGFQPWAALTGLQILEAIDSPNYQRLEQPDCCPSEYYTLMMKCWQDDAAKRPRFGEIYDQLPDMKPEQLKAVVNCAEPKKDHLLYRQGDIITVLDRNTGTPFWKGVLSTGKTGYFNPSNTVAFLEGLPSSNRDCFSRVSDHRISKRKLRTEMISKPQNDFKHTGHVGIDGATFGDIAFLGSSQNYNHVPKQIVTPYKPSEDIEQTPLLLPPTPTSPDSLQTASGYFPEGASRGGAMGTSMNPTFIPSAEHTPKLIATNGQSSFDFASGSTNPFFLNRGDDELEFGMQNNNYGVDGKSVHSGEASWRPSSRSIVDDPHEYHEISDDEMTADKLDFGPSLLDEINSMFGSISGASGNQPKSPGFDHVNSKNEFAEMSAKLGQKSGDTNGNKHGHGLLPTLSKKKSSGTVKPISVKDERILNHAIDMANEISARSMIDLVSDQTPAIHSPKRKFSFRFPHLSNNGGGDKAGGIGGASGSAHTPTHGNASPFSKKKNFTEELQSIPDIQSLIGKEGLEAYNSLIERKALLDIGPSPAATLLRHLDTDEFDLQSLHQSHQRPMTLPTRGAAQRVRKAELAAGLSRHNDENSNSLEACESPSYMTHGSYKFPEAPPPSQQQSEPPPESLPEPESPNPIPLPPREGKKQVKTSTKRHVRKYPLIIPANGLQRTLSKLTDFGEDSAGKTPECSAHTQQPTSRAIEVVAAVRPNSMRRPSRASEREYENMPASGSSESTHHTYQNLDKLAPADAAGLTDTASLQFESILEADSGKEGSLQSPDVTDGFYNFSIQKEHYNKAREAEFEVTQMAGLYVNDDELRNLDIESSRKTATPGSSCSASQQDEEPPPAEPAPELSRRFSSADSELAGNALFKKVRASVNMAMNRNSVAETTSSGSSQPGGAAAKPQTEAEYFAATAARLADSNSVSCEDLLEFSDKKPRGCERGVDSDEVRIMVKVLGKDSTPNRCLGALEFINWDVHKSIKLIKLQNLVSEANLSLEASFEALQQHEWDLHTTAHKLNGLKL